In Mycobacterium sp. Aquia_216, a genomic segment contains:
- a CDS encoding MCE family protein, giving the protein MTRAAVRRVVTIGCCVVLSATGCEFHGLNSLPLPGAVGRGPGANVYHVELPNVGTMESNSPVMIDDVVVGSVGAMRVQGWHADVEISVKRDVVVPANVIASVGQTSLLGTMHVELNTPLGQSGSGRLQPGATIPLSRSTAYPSTEQTLSSLGAVVNGGGLGQIGEIVHNFSAALSGHEGAFRDLITRLDTFVGTLDDQRDNLVDSIEALNRLAATFAGQRDVITEALHKIPPALDVLLKERPRLTAALEHLRVFSNTATRLVNDAQADLVKNLKNLEPTIKALADVGPEFGTAIAAGFVFPFTQNFVDRAVRGDYFNITAELDLTIPRLKRGLLLGTHWGQPDMPIPPEPGDPYRLKYTLDPLDNPVRPPWVDPNALPLPGPPPGIPLPGPPPAPVPDADLGQAPPATAPTGGGG; this is encoded by the coding sequence ATCACGCGGGCCGCGGTTCGGCGGGTGGTCACCATCGGTTGTTGTGTGGTGTTGTCGGCGACGGGATGCGAATTCCATGGCCTGAATTCGCTACCGCTGCCGGGGGCGGTCGGCCGTGGGCCGGGGGCTAACGTCTACCACGTCGAGCTGCCGAATGTCGGGACGATGGAATCGAATTCGCCGGTGATGATCGACGATGTCGTGGTCGGCAGTGTCGGTGCGATGCGGGTGCAAGGTTGGCACGCCGACGTCGAGATCTCGGTCAAGCGCGATGTCGTCGTGCCGGCCAACGTGATAGCCAGCGTCGGTCAGACCAGCCTGCTGGGGACGATGCATGTGGAGCTCAATACGCCGCTGGGCCAGTCGGGAAGCGGGCGGCTGCAGCCGGGGGCGACCATCCCGCTGAGCCGGTCGACCGCCTACCCGTCGACGGAGCAGACGCTGTCGTCGCTGGGCGCGGTCGTCAACGGCGGGGGGCTGGGACAGATCGGGGAGATCGTCCATAATTTCTCGGCCGCCCTGTCGGGGCACGAGGGCGCGTTTCGTGATCTGATTACTCGCCTCGACACGTTCGTGGGAACTCTGGATGATCAGCGGGACAACCTCGTTGACTCGATTGAGGCGCTGAACCGGCTTGCGGCCACCTTCGCCGGTCAACGCGACGTCATCACCGAGGCGCTGCACAAGATTCCGCCCGCGCTTGATGTGTTGCTCAAGGAGCGCCCGCGCCTGACGGCCGCTCTGGAGCACCTTCGGGTGTTCAGCAATACCGCCACCCGGTTGGTCAACGACGCCCAGGCCGACCTGGTCAAGAACCTCAAAAACCTGGAACCGACCATCAAAGCGCTCGCCGACGTCGGACCGGAGTTCGGCACGGCGATCGCGGCCGGGTTCGTGTTCCCGTTCACCCAGAACTTCGTCGACCGCGCGGTCCGAGGCGACTACTTCAACATCACTGCCGAATTAGACCTGACGATTCCACGGCTCAAGCGGGGATTGCTGTTGGGAACCCACTGGGGACAGCCGGATATGCCCATACCACCCGAGCCCGGCGACCCGTACCGCTTGAAGTACACCCTCGACCCGTTGGATAACCCCGTGCGGCCGCCGTGGGTCGATCCCAATGCGCTTCCCCTGCCCGGGCCGCCGCCGGGTATCCCGCTTCCTGGCCCGCCACCGGCACCGGTGCCTGACGCGGATCTTGGTCAAGCGCCGCCGGCAACGGCACCGACGGGAGGTGGTGGATAG
- a CDS encoding prephenate dehydrogenase: MCVLGLGLIGGSIMRAAAAAGREVFGYNRSVEGAHGALADGFAATTELTDALTRAADTGALIVLAVPMPALPTMLAHVSELAPKCPLTDVTSVKTAVLDEVVAAGLRDRFVGGHPMTGTESSGWAAGHAGLFTAAPWVVSVDDYVDPVVWWMVMTLALDCGSVVVPAKSDEHDAAAAAISHLPHLLAEALAVTAAEVPLAFALAAGSFRDGTRVAGSAPDLVRAMCEANARHLLTAVDRVIDLLGRARDSLDWDNSVAELVEAGHAARIRYDRFPRSDIFTVVIGADNWREELAAAGRAGGVIRSALPIRDSPR, from the coding sequence GTGTGCGTGCTGGGGTTGGGACTTATCGGCGGTTCGATCATGCGGGCGGCCGCGGCCGCCGGCCGTGAAGTGTTCGGCTACAACCGGTCGGTGGAAGGTGCCCACGGAGCGCTCGCCGACGGCTTTGCCGCCACAACCGAGCTGACCGACGCGTTGACCCGCGCCGCCGATACCGGAGCCTTGATCGTGTTGGCTGTGCCGATGCCCGCCCTGCCGACGATGCTCGCCCATGTCAGCGAATTGGCCCCCAAGTGTCCGCTCACCGACGTCACCAGCGTCAAAACGGCGGTGCTCGACGAGGTCGTAGCGGCCGGCCTGCGGGACCGATTTGTCGGCGGCCACCCGATGACCGGGACCGAGAGCTCGGGGTGGGCGGCCGGCCACGCCGGATTGTTCACGGCGGCACCGTGGGTAGTCAGCGTCGACGACTACGTGGATCCGGTGGTGTGGTGGATGGTGATGACCCTGGCGCTGGACTGCGGCTCGGTGGTGGTGCCGGCCAAATCCGACGAGCACGACGCCGCGGCGGCCGCCATCTCGCATCTACCGCACCTGCTTGCCGAGGCGTTGGCGGTGACGGCCGCGGAGGTGCCGTTGGCCTTCGCACTGGCGGCCGGGTCATTCCGGGATGGAACCCGGGTGGCGGGCAGCGCCCCGGACCTGGTGCGCGCCATGTGTGAAGCCAATGCCCGCCACCTACTCACAGCCGTGGACCGCGTGATCGACCTGCTCGGCCGCGCCCGTGACTCGCTGGACTGGGACAACTCGGTGGCCGAACTCGTCGAGGCCGGCCATGCCGCGCGAATCCGCTACGACCGGTTCCCGCGCTCTGACATCTTCACGGTCGTGATCGGCGCGGACAACTGGCGCGAGGAGCTGGCCGCCGCCGGGCGCGCGGGCGGAGTGATCAGATCCGCTCTGCCAATCCGGGATAGTCCACGATGA
- a CDS encoding diguanylate cyclase domain-containing protein, giving the protein MLRVVAGALNAACGDTVVGRVGGEEFLIADIVTAEQKVGWGRHLCDAVAGTNAPVTASVGIATLALRSIVSDFADQAFRRLVAHADNAMYEAKRCGSNQIRHHQIAV; this is encoded by the coding sequence ATGCTCCGGGTGGTTGCCGGCGCCTTGAACGCTGCCTGCGGCGACACCGTGGTCGGTCGGGTCGGCGGTGAGGAATTCTTGATCGCCGACATCGTGACAGCAGAGCAGAAGGTCGGGTGGGGTCGACACCTCTGTGACGCCGTGGCCGGAACCAACGCCCCCGTGACCGCTAGCGTCGGAATCGCCACCCTGGCGTTGCGCAGCATCGTTTCCGACTTTGCGGATCAAGCTTTTCGCCGGTTGGTTGCTCACGCCGACAACGCAATGTACGAAGCCAAACGGTGCGGGAGCAACCAAATTCGCCACCACCAGATCGCGGTCTGA
- a CDS encoding TetR/AcrR family transcriptional regulator → MTPAAQRDSGGTAEDATRGRPRDMHRRAAVISATRELLIANGYDEITLAGVARHAGVSRPFVYEHWGSKFALVEDAIFSAPGEFPAIDELPFAEALTGLITGMVRVQSDPAYLAGMPGVATVLYRRPDLVEQVEARYMAPIRARWVGLIERGKAEGLVRSDVDGSALMDTVRGAVTLHTSVNKALGESELIAHLWSLIVHGITAGE, encoded by the coding sequence ATGACGCCGGCCGCACAGCGCGACAGCGGTGGGACCGCCGAAGACGCCACGCGTGGGCGCCCGCGCGACATGCACCGCCGCGCGGCGGTCATCTCCGCGACCCGTGAACTGTTGATCGCCAACGGCTACGACGAAATCACGCTGGCCGGTGTGGCGCGTCATGCCGGGGTGTCGCGGCCGTTTGTCTACGAACACTGGGGCAGCAAGTTCGCGCTCGTTGAGGATGCGATCTTTTCCGCACCCGGAGAATTTCCCGCGATCGACGAACTCCCCTTCGCCGAGGCGTTGACCGGCCTGATCACCGGGATGGTCCGCGTCCAATCCGATCCCGCATATCTGGCCGGCATGCCGGGTGTCGCGACCGTGCTCTATCGCCGGCCCGACCTGGTCGAACAGGTCGAAGCACGCTACATGGCGCCGATCCGGGCACGGTGGGTTGGCCTGATCGAACGCGGAAAGGCCGAGGGCCTGGTGCGGTCCGACGTCGACGGGAGCGCGCTGATGGATACCGTGCGCGGTGCCGTCACGCTGCACACCTCGGTGAACAAGGCACTCGGAGAGTCCGAACTGATCGCCCATCTGTGGTCATTGATCGTGCATGGGATCACTGCCGGTGAGTGA
- a CDS encoding SDR family NAD(P)-dependent oxidoreductase, producing the protein MTKNSLHALFDLSGRTAIVTGGTRGIGLSIAEGLAECGANVVVASRKPDACAAAAEKLQALGDGRAVGVPTHLGDLDAIERLVDATVAEFGGIDMVVNNAANALSLPLGEFTPEAWSKSFSVNLQGPVFLIQAALPHLRNSEHASVLNVVSAGAFIYSPAVSMYAAAKAAMVSFTRSMAAEFASQGIRVNALAPGSVDTDMARANPPEFLEVMKAAALLKRIAEPAEMVPPALLLLSDAGSFITGQTIIADGGMVAR; encoded by the coding sequence CTGACCAAGAATTCGCTGCACGCACTCTTCGACCTCAGCGGCCGCACCGCCATCGTCACCGGCGGCACGCGCGGCATCGGGCTATCGATCGCCGAGGGGTTGGCCGAGTGCGGGGCCAATGTGGTCGTCGCCAGCCGGAAGCCGGATGCGTGCGCCGCGGCGGCCGAGAAGCTGCAGGCGCTGGGCGACGGGCGCGCCGTCGGCGTCCCCACACATCTGGGTGACCTCGATGCCATCGAGCGTCTCGTCGACGCCACCGTCGCGGAGTTCGGCGGAATCGACATGGTGGTCAACAACGCCGCCAATGCGCTTTCGCTGCCGCTGGGTGAGTTCACACCCGAAGCGTGGTCGAAGTCGTTCTCGGTCAACCTGCAAGGTCCGGTGTTCCTGATTCAGGCGGCGCTGCCGCACCTGCGCAACAGCGAGCACGCGTCGGTCCTCAACGTGGTATCCGCCGGCGCCTTCATCTATTCGCCTGCGGTGTCGATGTATGCGGCGGCTAAGGCCGCGATGGTGTCGTTCACGCGATCCATGGCCGCGGAGTTCGCATCGCAGGGAATTCGGGTCAATGCCTTGGCGCCCGGCTCGGTCGATACCGACATGGCGCGCGCCAACCCGCCGGAGTTCCTCGAGGTGATGAAGGCCGCGGCGCTGCTGAAGCGAATCGCCGAGCCCGCCGAGATGGTGCCTCCGGCACTCCTATTGCTTTCCGACGCGGGAAGTTTCATCACCGGTCAGACCATCATCGCCGATGGCGGAATGGTAGCCCGGTAG
- a CDS encoding alpha/beta fold hydrolase has protein sequence MRFVLVHGGFHAAWCWERTILELHRLGHDAVAVDIPGHGTRLHEESTLANRRDAIVGVLRPGDVLVGHSGGGFDITLAADAASDLVAHIVYLAAGLPREGRTYPEAMAMRDSEDGSFDADVGEMFGHLHFGDDGAMSFATFEGAWKYFYHDCDEQTARWAFERLCPERFGDTTTTPVSVPRFWAADLPRSYILCLQDRSKPRWLSDVVIKRLGVEPLTIDSSHSPFLSRPAELAGLLVAATTTTPIGPLIPP, from the coding sequence ATGCGTTTCGTCCTCGTGCACGGTGGCTTTCACGCTGCATGGTGCTGGGAGCGGACCATTCTCGAACTCCACCGCCTCGGGCACGACGCGGTGGCCGTCGACATTCCCGGCCACGGCACGCGCCTTCACGAGGAATCCACGCTTGCCAACCGACGCGACGCCATCGTTGGCGTTCTACGGCCAGGAGATGTCCTGGTCGGCCACTCCGGAGGTGGTTTCGACATCACCTTGGCCGCAGACGCAGCCAGTGACCTCGTCGCCCACATCGTTTACCTGGCCGCCGGGTTGCCTCGCGAGGGCCGCACCTACCCCGAGGCGATGGCGATGCGCGACTCCGAGGACGGTTCGTTTGACGCCGACGTCGGAGAGATGTTCGGCCACTTGCATTTCGGCGACGACGGCGCCATGAGCTTCGCCACCTTCGAAGGCGCGTGGAAATACTTCTACCACGACTGCGACGAGCAAACCGCACGATGGGCGTTTGAGCGCTTGTGCCCGGAACGGTTCGGCGACACGACGACCACACCCGTATCGGTACCCCGTTTCTGGGCAGCCGACCTGCCTCGCAGCTACATCCTGTGCCTGCAGGATCGCTCCAAGCCACGGTGGCTCTCCGATGTGGTGATCAAGCGCCTTGGCGTCGAACCACTGACCATCGACTCCTCGCATTCGCCGTTCCTGAGCCGGCCGGCCGAGCTTGCCGGACTGCTCGTCGCCGCGACGACCACCACACCGATAGGCCCACTGATCCCGCCGTAA
- a CDS encoding TetR/AcrR family transcriptional regulator yields MKRKADVEGRRRILCDAAIQLLADEGAKGLTHRRVERQAGLPDGTTSSYFRTRSALLRATAERVAELDAVDFEAIMLRCAAPDAVATATTLSVLAEMVVHSATGPGLARSRARYELALHAHRDDVLQGAIQDAIAGFVALSEQAVTQLQPGPVDRALVEKQARAITTFINGVIVRQVFGHPGVDSAEELTQLLHALVAGVAATHHVHNG; encoded by the coding sequence ATGAAGCGGAAAGCTGATGTCGAGGGGCGCCGCCGCATTCTGTGTGATGCCGCGATCCAACTCCTTGCCGACGAAGGCGCCAAGGGGCTCACACATCGCCGGGTGGAGCGACAGGCAGGGCTGCCCGACGGCACGACGTCATCGTATTTTCGCACCCGCTCGGCGTTGCTCCGCGCAACAGCTGAGCGCGTGGCCGAGCTGGACGCCGTCGATTTCGAAGCCATCATGCTGCGGTGCGCTGCGCCAGATGCCGTAGCGACGGCCACAACTTTGTCGGTACTCGCCGAAATGGTCGTTCATTCGGCGACCGGCCCCGGCCTAGCTCGGTCGCGGGCGCGCTACGAACTGGCGTTGCATGCGCACCGAGACGACGTGCTGCAGGGCGCCATTCAGGATGCGATTGCGGGTTTCGTAGCGCTGAGTGAACAGGCGGTCACACAGCTGCAGCCCGGCCCTGTCGATCGCGCTCTCGTGGAAAAGCAGGCCCGCGCGATCACCACCTTCATCAACGGCGTAATCGTCCGGCAGGTATTCGGACATCCGGGCGTCGACAGCGCCGAGGAACTCACCCAGTTGCTGCACGCGCTGGTTGCCGGAGTCGCCGCTACCCACCACGTGCACAACGGCTAG
- a CDS encoding nucleoside deaminase, translating into MINDDELIRAALEAAATAGPRDVPIGAVVVAADGTELARAVNAREALGDPTAHAEVLAMRAAATALGDGWRLEGATLAVTVEPCTMCAGALVLARVARLVFGAWEPKTGAVGSLWDVVRDRRLNHRPEVRGGVLARECAAPLEEFFARQRLG; encoded by the coding sequence GTGATCAATGACGACGAACTGATCCGCGCCGCGCTGGAAGCCGCCGCAACGGCGGGCCCCCGCGACGTGCCCATCGGCGCGGTGGTCGTCGCTGCTGACGGAACTGAACTCGCCCGGGCGGTGAATGCCCGTGAGGCCCTCGGTGATCCGACTGCGCACGCGGAAGTATTGGCGATGCGCGCGGCGGCTACAGCGCTCGGTGACGGGTGGCGGCTGGAGGGGGCCACGCTGGCCGTCACCGTCGAACCCTGCACGATGTGCGCGGGTGCCCTGGTCCTGGCCCGCGTCGCCCGGTTGGTGTTCGGCGCGTGGGAACCGAAGACCGGAGCGGTCGGCTCGCTGTGGGACGTAGTTCGCGACCGTCGGCTCAATCACCGCCCCGAGGTGCGCGGTGGTGTACTCGCGCGGGAGTGCGCCGCGCCGCTGGAGGAGTTCTTCGCCCGCCAGCGATTGGGGTGA
- a CDS encoding tRNA adenosine deaminase-associated protein — protein sequence MGRERAATQGPSVDTPDGFGVAVVREEGQWRCSVLAPKSLTSLAAAETELRELRSAGAVFGLLDIDDEFFVIVRPAPSGTRLLLSDATAALDYDIAAEVLDSLDADIDPEDLEDSEPFEEGDLGLLSDIGLPEAVLGVILDESDLYADEQLGRIAREMGFADQLSAVVDRLNR from the coding sequence ATGGGACGAGAGCGGGCCGCAACGCAAGGCCCGTCCGTGGACACACCGGACGGCTTTGGCGTCGCCGTCGTACGCGAAGAGGGCCAATGGCGTTGTTCTGTGCTGGCTCCCAAATCGCTGACGAGTCTGGCTGCCGCCGAGACAGAACTGCGTGAACTGCGCAGCGCGGGAGCAGTCTTTGGGCTCCTCGACATCGACGACGAGTTCTTCGTGATCGTGCGCCCGGCGCCGTCGGGAACCCGGCTGCTGCTGTCGGATGCGACAGCAGCACTGGACTACGACATCGCCGCCGAAGTTCTGGACAGCCTGGACGCCGACATCGATCCCGAGGACCTGGAGGATTCGGAGCCGTTCGAAGAAGGCGACCTCGGATTGTTGTCCGACATCGGGTTGCCCGAGGCGGTGCTGGGCGTCATCCTCGACGAGAGCGACCTCTACGCCGACGAGCAATTGGGTCGCATCGCCCGCGAGATGGGCTTCGCCGACCAGCTGTCGGCGGTGGTCGACCGCCTCAATCGGTGA
- a CDS encoding limonene-1,2-epoxide hydrolase family protein, with the protein MTDIDSALDLDAVIGELHDDVRFEFHYIGVFEFRDGKITLWREFDDPMVSAAMVAGFAEGSPGASA; encoded by the coding sequence ATGACCGACATAGACAGCGCGCTCGACCTCGACGCGGTCATCGGCGAACTGCACGACGATGTCCGATTCGAATTCCACTACATCGGCGTGTTCGAGTTCCGCGACGGGAAGATCACCCTCTGGCGCGAGTTCGACGACCCCATGGTGTCCGCCGCGATGGTCGCGGGGTTCGCCGAAGGCTCCCCCGGGGCGAGCGCGTGA
- a CDS encoding ABC transporter permease produces the protein MNFVQGAVSYLLTVDNWTGPVGLAARILEHVEYTAIAVGASALIAVPIGMIIGHTGRGTLLVVGAVNGLRSLPTLGVLLLGVLLFGLGLGPPLVALMLLGIPSLLAGTYAGIANVDPVVVDAARAMGMTEAQVLLRVEVPNAMPLMLGGLRNATLQVVATATVAAYASLGGLGRYLIDGIKEREFQLALVGALMVAALALILDGLLAMAVWASVPGTGRLRRPHRREDVTVTPVADQPAAASGHVLR, from the coding sequence ATGAACTTCGTCCAGGGCGCCGTTTCCTATCTGCTCACCGTGGACAACTGGACCGGTCCGGTCGGTCTCGCGGCGCGCATTTTGGAGCATGTGGAGTACACCGCCATCGCGGTGGGTGCGTCGGCGCTGATCGCGGTCCCGATCGGGATGATCATCGGCCATACCGGCCGCGGCACGCTGCTCGTCGTGGGCGCGGTCAACGGGCTGCGCTCACTGCCCACCCTCGGGGTCCTGCTGCTGGGCGTGCTGTTGTTCGGGCTGGGGCTCGGGCCGCCGCTGGTTGCCCTGATGCTGCTCGGTATCCCGTCGCTGTTGGCCGGTACCTATGCGGGCATCGCCAACGTCGACCCGGTTGTGGTGGACGCCGCCCGGGCGATGGGCATGACCGAGGCGCAGGTGCTGCTGCGGGTCGAGGTGCCCAACGCGATGCCATTGATGCTCGGCGGGCTGCGCAACGCGACGTTGCAGGTGGTCGCCACCGCAACCGTGGCCGCCTATGCCAGCCTCGGCGGGCTGGGCCGTTACCTGATCGACGGCATCAAAGAGCGCGAATTCCAACTCGCTCTGGTCGGTGCGCTGATGGTTGCGGCGTTGGCGCTGATTCTCGACGGCCTGCTCGCGATGGCGGTCTGGGCCTCGGTGCCCGGCACCGGACGGTTACGCAGGCCTCATCGGCGCGAGGATGTGACGGTGACCCCAGTTGCCGACCAGCCTGCCGCGGCGAGTGGCCACGTCTTACGGTAG
- a CDS encoding putative glycolipid-binding domain-containing protein, whose translation MLTWRAPDISRMESVRVQVSGKRIKATGRIVAAATATNPGFGAFYEVQTDESGATKRFGLTITLAERERQLAIARDEENMWMVTDHQGERREAYNGALDVDVVFSPFFNALPIRRLGLHERAETITLPVVYVNVPDMTVTAATVSYTGQGGPEGIKLHSPVADTTVSVDSDGFIVDYPGLAERI comes from the coding sequence ATGCTGACCTGGCGCGCGCCGGATATCTCCCGTATGGAATCGGTTCGAGTGCAGGTGTCCGGCAAGCGAATTAAGGCGACCGGACGCATCGTCGCCGCGGCTACCGCGACGAACCCGGGCTTCGGCGCCTTCTACGAAGTGCAGACCGACGAGAGCGGAGCCACCAAGAGGTTCGGGCTGACGATCACCCTCGCCGAGCGGGAACGCCAGCTCGCGATTGCCCGCGACGAAGAGAACATGTGGATGGTCACCGACCACCAAGGGGAGCGACGCGAGGCCTACAACGGTGCACTCGACGTCGACGTGGTGTTCAGCCCGTTCTTCAATGCACTGCCCATCCGGCGGCTGGGGCTACACGAGCGGGCGGAAACCATCACATTGCCCGTGGTCTACGTCAACGTGCCGGACATGACCGTCACCGCGGCGACGGTGAGCTATACCGGGCAAGGTGGCCCCGAAGGGATCAAGCTGCATTCCCCGGTCGCCGACACCACCGTCAGCGTCGACTCCGACGGGTTCATCGTGGACTATCCCGGATTGGCAGAGCGGATCTGA